The Cololabis saira isolate AMF1-May2022 chromosome 5, fColSai1.1, whole genome shotgun sequence genome segment AAAGTCCTGTTCCaatgaatgttttgttttcagCATCTCAACGTTGTTCTCTCGTTGCAGAGGCAGAGATCGGTGCCGACATTTCGTGATCAGCCAGAGTGAGACAGGACAGTTTGTGGTGTGTGGCGACACCGAGGGACACAACACTGTGCCTGAACTAATTGAACACTACAAGATGAGCCCCATCCAGCCGTTTGACGAGTACTTGACTTCCTCGTGCTTTGAAGTAGGAACCGTTTTTTTATGCAGGTCAATGGCCTAACTGGCTATTTCAGGGCCATCAATGGCCCGGCACCAGTTTCTGCTTTTTATTGGGGATTGTTGCATTTGCATaaccctcatttttgttttttcaggctCTCACTGAAGACCTgtacgacatgatacaggtcaTCCCGAGGGAAAACCCCTTTCCTGCGCTCAGAGCTACAAACAACGGGCAGAAACGGCCGGTGAACTCAGCAGTGTCGGCCACAGAGCAGCAACCCAAATGGCCAGCAAAGACCAATAAAACTCAAGAAGTGAGTTGAATGAATGCAGcactaaaatgttactgttttcAAATCTCCACGCAGAGTCCTAAAAACAAATTGCCTTGTTTTGTAATATAGGAAGTACCGCCTTTGCCCCGGAGGAGCAGGCCCCTCGACAACAGCACCTCCAATGACCACGACAGGATCCTGTACGCTCAGCTCAGGAAGCAGACGGCCAGGGACGCACCTCGAGCCCAACACACCTCACAGGACAACCTGCCAGGAGCACACCTAGGAAAGGCAGAGAGGTCAAATCCCAAGGATCAGAGCGGTGGCAGATATAGTCCTCCATCGCTTTACTCTGAACTCGGCCTGCGGGACAGCAAGAGCAAGTCTCTGCCGCTGCTGGACGGCAGCTCCGATGGGGAGCAGTCTTACAGACTGAGTGCACCTCCAGACACCCCGCCCAGACTTTCCCCCAAGCCGGTCAGACAGGCTGACAGCTGTGGCCCGCAGTCGGAGAGGACAGACGTGAGCAGCAGAGCAAACAGCAGCTACAGCATGGACTGCATGAGCGACAGCGGTATTTACCACCTCGCCGGCAGGCCCGGGACCTGCACCCCAGCAGCCGCTGACAACAGATCCTTACCCTCAGAGCAGCATTGTGATCCTCTGTATGCCGAGGTCGCCAGCGAAGCTTCCAAGGTCGCTCACGACAGCACGTATGAGCTACTTCCTGGCCACAAGGAGACGGCCAAGCCCAAACCCCGCAGCAGCGCATATGAGCCCGTGGAGGACTTCAGATCCAAACAGAACAGCTCATCCTGGGGAATGAAGGTCAGTATGACGCTTTCACTTCACTACTTTGTTCTCTTTGTTCTAACTAATGTCCTGTTTTTAATCTGAGAACAACATTTACCTCCAACAGAATGACAAATGGAGATGGCTCTTCCCAGACGTCAAGAAGAAGTGGTGAAGAAGCTCCCTCACCAACTAACCTACAAATGTTTACTTCTTGTTCCTTATTTAACACTACTGTGCTACTTTTTATTATACAATCTGTGAAAACATctgctgtgttttgttttgctttttaatatatttatttaaaagtagTAACCCTAAACTATATTTCCATGTGAGCTtatgttttaaatatattacATTTGATTGAACCATTTTACACACATTACAATAAAATCTGTATTTGCAAATGATTATTTTCTGAATGATTATTACAGCGACGTGGATGCCACTGGTCCTCCGGATGagggttaaaaaagaaacatccaTTCCCGAAGGGAGAAAACCTTTTTAAATCTGCTTTTTAATCTGAAGAGACGACTCATACAGTACAATTTGCTGTAAGGATATCTActtcaaaacatttcaaaaggaAGAAAGTTTCCCCCTCTGCATAAGTGGCCAGTCTAAGTACAAAAAGACGGGTTGTAGCTGATGTACGTCATTTCTCTAAGGGGACTGAACTGAAATAAATTGGCCATGGTGAGGTGGGGTCCACGTACTAATAAATAGTAGCAGGAACAGATTTTAACTgataaaaaaacacagaaaagaaaatagaaaaagaagTTTTAAAAACGGATTTTATTCCACTACAAAGGGAAAAGATGAAAGAACTGGATTATTCATAATTTAACTTTTCTCATGAGAAAATGTACTTGTAAAAACAAAAGTGGAGGCGTGACAGCAGCGTCTCTGTGTGTAGATCTGAAATGCAAATATCTACCGACTCAAGAGACATAAAAGGAGAATTATTGCTTTTCCTGAAACTCCTGCTGTGTACGGCGCACTCTTATTGTCGTATGTTTACTCGTGGTTTTCCATCAGAAAACCGGAGGAACATTCCTGTAATGCATGACGGGACGCTGACAGATGCAGAGAAAGACAGTGGAGTCACACAGGATTCACTAAAAATCTTGCACCTGATCTTCAGAAAGGTTGTTTTTGCCATCAGAGCAACACTTCCCACACAGAAAACCTGGTTTGCATACTGATTTCAAACAACTGTATGTGGCAGCAATGGGGAAATGAGTCAAAGGCACTGAAATGACATTTATTATCTTTTACCATCTGCTTCTGTATTATATCCTTGTTATAGTTTTAGTGGGTCCTGTAAACTATCATGAGGCTTGAAGCCCTTTCTGTGTGTATGAATGCTGCCTTAGTGTTACCCTGAAGCAGTTAAAGGGAAGTATGCCAGCACGGCCGTCTGAAATCAGGAAGTAAAGTGTTTCCTCTGTGAATCTTGTAAGGCCAGAACAACGACAAACGTTAAAAATGTCAGTCGTACCGTTTAAGATCAATAACTGTGTGACATTTCTGGCCCCTGATCCATATGATAAAATGTCACTGGAAAACAAACGGCATGAGCTCACAAACACATGAAACACTCACTTCTGCCTGATTGTGCAACGGGGGCTCAGCAGTGGGCATATCTGAGTAACTATATGATGAAATACTGAATtaggaaagaaaaagatgacAGTAGTCGTAGCACACCCTCAAATATTCGTTCAAGTTTTCTCTTCTTAAAGAAAACTTTAGTTTTAAGCATTTACAAACAAGTTCATGAATATATAATTCAAGTGTGTTGAGAACAAAGATTTTGTCatctttttaaatacattttaatacaGAATACATGTTTTGATAGGAATATGAAATAC includes the following:
- the LOC133444741 gene encoding SH2 domain-containing protein 7-like, with the translated sequence MEQREAVGDPAAEVTDGRLRELASKWFLDTQVPLIVSNGLLPSWFLGFITRKVAEDILREKDLGCFLIRLSDKAIGYILSYKGRDRCRHFVISQSETGQFVVCGDTEGHNTVPELIEHYKMSPIQPFDEYLTSSCFEALTEDLYDMIQVIPRENPFPALRATNNGQKRPVNSAVSATEQQPKWPAKTNKTQEEVPPLPRRSRPLDNSTSNDHDRILYAQLRKQTARDAPRAQHTSQDNLPGAHLGKAERSNPKDQSGGRYSPPSLYSELGLRDSKSKSLPLLDGSSDGEQSYRLSAPPDTPPRLSPKPVRQADSCGPQSERTDVSSRANSSYSMDCMSDSGIYHLAGRPGTCTPAAADNRSLPSEQHCDPLYAEVASEASKVAHDSTYELLPGHKETAKPKPRSSAYEPVEDFRSKQNSSSWGMKNDKWRWLFPDVKKKW